In Bacteroidota bacterium, the following are encoded in one genomic region:
- a CDS encoding MBL fold metallo-hydrolase, with protein sequence MHTLSRRDALRSVGLDGLGLGLAPLSATATPTPDRRRDDHPAPFYQTAIGDTRLTVVQDAALEAPLAAVSGGAPEGAVEALFAEHNLPTDAAAVPVTVALLQRGDRTVLLDTGLGDYSLPIVADGGGRLLDTLAALGVRAEDVDTVVISHMHPDHIGAVTLGGAPVFPNAAYLMPEPERAFVDGYTMTGNEEMDGTIQFVRSKLDPLAASGQLDVFAYGDEVVPGLTSVAAPGHTPGHSAFLVADGDAQLMLPMDAANHYVALFHHPEWLFAFDAIPEQTVATRRALLGRAADDGLQIWGPHLPFPGLGYVVRRGEGFQFVPAP encoded by the coding sequence ATGCATACCCTCTCCCGCCGCGACGCCCTCCGCAGCGTCGGCCTCGACGGCCTCGGCCTCGGCCTCGCTCCGCTCTCCGCAACGGCGACCCCGACGCCGGACCGCCGGCGCGACGACCACCCGGCTCCGTTCTACCAGACGGCCATCGGGGATACACGACTCACGGTGGTGCAGGACGCGGCGCTCGAAGCCCCGCTCGCGGCCGTCTCTGGCGGCGCACCCGAGGGGGCCGTCGAGGCGCTCTTCGCCGAGCACAACCTCCCGACTGACGCGGCGGCCGTCCCGGTAACCGTCGCCCTCCTCCAGCGCGGCGACCGCACGGTCCTCCTCGACACCGGCCTCGGCGACTACAGCCTCCCGATTGTAGCCGACGGCGGCGGACGGCTCCTCGACACCCTAGCCGCGCTCGGCGTCCGTGCCGAGGACGTGGACACGGTCGTGATCTCGCACATGCACCCGGACCACATCGGGGCGGTGACGCTCGGCGGCGCGCCGGTCTTCCCGAACGCGGCCTACCTCATGCCGGAGCCGGAGCGGGCGTTCGTCGATGGCTACACGATGACCGGCAACGAGGAGATGGACGGCACGATTCAGTTCGTGCGCAGCAAGCTCGATCCGCTCGCGGCGAGCGGGCAGCTCGATGTGTTCGCCTACGGCGACGAGGTCGTGCCCGGCCTCACGTCGGTTGCGGCACCGGGCCACACGCCGGGCCACTCCGCCTTCCTCGTTGCCGACGGCGACGCCCAGCTCATGCTCCCGATGGACGCGGCGAACCACTACGTCGCCCTCTTCCATCACCCCGAGTGGCTCTTCGCCTTCGACGCGATCCCCGAGCAGACCGTCGCCACGCGGCGGGCGCTCCTCGGCCGCGCCGCGGACGACGGCCTGCAGATCTGGGGACCGCACCTCCCGTTCCCCGGCCTGGGCTACGTCGTCCGCCGCGGCGAGGGCTTTCAATTCGTCCCTGCTCCCTAA